The Medicago truncatula cultivar Jemalong A17 chromosome 4, MtrunA17r5.0-ANR, whole genome shotgun sequence genome includes a region encoding these proteins:
- the LOC25491853 gene encoding NAC domain-containing protein 7 yields MNTFSHVPPGFRFHPTDEELVDYYLRKKIASRRIDLDVIKDVDLYKIEPWDLEEICRIGTEEQNEWYFFSHKDKKYPTGTRTNRATAAGFWKATGRDKSIYSKHNLIGMRKTLVFYKGRAPNGQKSDWIMHEYRLETDENGTPQEEGWVVCRVFKKRVTTTIRKMSEHDSPCWYEDQVSFMQDMDSPNQTSQSNLIYQQLPSYTCKKELDNLPFQNFSHDHFLNLPLLESPKLVQSSSNITSIDHSNPMFPSSVLLEEEQILQSGNQQNFHAMYGNNSNVEQGMVDDDQVTDWRVLDKFVASQLSQDDASKENNNNIFHGNIEFRNLEKQEMVPHENASTSNTSWI; encoded by the exons ATGAATACTTTTTCTCATGTTCCCCCGGGTTTTAGGTTCCATCCCACAGATGAAGAACTTGTGGATTACTACCTTAGGAAGAAAATTGCTTCAAGAAGGATTGATCTTGATGTCATAAAAGATGTTGACCTTTACAAAATTGAACCATGGGATCTTGAAG AGATTTGCAGAATAGGAACAGAAGAACAAAATGAGTGGTATTTTTTTAGCCATAAAGATAAGAAGTATCCAACTGGTACAAGAACAAATAGAGCAACTGCAGCTGGATTTTGGAAAGCAACAGGAAGAGACAAATCAATCTATAGTAAGCATAATTTGATAGGAATGAGGAAAACATTGGTGTTTTATAAAGGTCGAGCTCCCAATGGACAAAAGTCAGATTGGATAATGCATGAGTATAGGCTTGAAACAGATGAAAATGGCACACCACAG GAAGAAGGATGGGTTGTATGTAGAGTATTCAAGAAAAGAGTAACAACAACAATTCGCAAAATGAGTGAGCATGACTCTCCTTGTTGGTATGAAGACCAAGTTtcattcatgcaagatatggaCTCACCAAATCAAACCTCTCAATCCAATTTAATTTACCAACAATTACCATCATATACTTGCAAAAAAGAGCTAGATAATTTAccattccaaaacttttctcaTGACCATTTTCTTAATCTTCCACTTCTAGAGAGTCCAAAGCTTGTTCAATCTTCTTCAAACATAACCTCTATAGATCATTCAAATCCTATGTTTCCTTCATCAGTGCTCTTAGAAGAAGAACAAATCTTACAAAGTGGTAATCAACAAAACTTTCATGCTATGTATGGAAACAATTCCAATGTTGAACAAGGTATGGTTGATGATGATCAAGTTACTGATTGGAGAGTTCTTGACAAGTTTGTTGCTTCACAACTTAGTCAAGATGATGCATCTAAAGAGAATAATAACAACATCTTTCATGGCAATATTGAATTCAGAAATTTGGAGAAACAAGAAATGGTGCCTCATGAAAATGCCTCTACATCAAACACAAGTTGGATATGA